The Anaerobaca lacustris genome segment CTCCCAGCATCGAAACGTCATGTGGACGGAGTAGACCACCACCTTGTCGCCGTTTGTGCCCGGTTGCATCGACTCGACGGCGCTCTCGTCGGACGACGAGTGCGCCGACGGCGCCGTCTGACGGCCCAGCGCAAAGCCGATCGTCACGAACACGAACGCCAGCAACAGGCGCGTGATCCACACCTTCATTGCCATGCCCCCGGAATCGGTCATGTCACTTCACCCCCATCTCGGCCAGCTTGCCCTCGATTTGCTCCTGCGACATCAAACCCGTGTGCCGAAGCACTTCGCGGCCGTCGGCGTCGAAGAACAGCACCAGCGGGATACCCTGCACGCCGTAGCGTGACGCGAGGACCTGCTCTTTGCCGACGTGGACGTAGACGACGTTGACCTTGCCGTCGTACTTCTCGCGGACCGCCTCGCGCGTCGGGGCCATCTTCTGACACGGAATGCACGTGTCGGCCCCGAAGCTGGCAAAGGTGGGCTTGCCGCTGGCGCGGGCCTTGTCCACGGAATTGTCTTTGGCCCGTTGCGCCTGCCGCTCGACCCAGCCGGCCGAAACGAGCACCGACGTGCGCCGGCCCAAGGTCCGGATATGCTCATCCACAGCCTGCTGCTGTTTGTCCCGCAGCAGATACTGGCGGATCTGCGGCGTGACCTGCTCGAGCGTCGCCTGGCCGACCATGTCACGGTTGTCCTTGTAGAACGCGGCCACTTCCTCGTCGCCGACCTTCACCTCGGCCACGAGTTTCCGCAAGTACGTCTGGAGCAGTTCCTCCTCGGATTGTCCCAAGGACTGCTTGCTGTCCAGGATCGCCGCGGCTTTCGCCTCCTCCTCGAGCAATCGGCGCGTCGCCTTCTGCTCCAGGAGGAAGAACGCATTCTTGCTCAATTGATCTCGCAGCTCTTCCGACGCCCGGACGATCTCGGCGTTGATGTCACTGTCTCGAATCGTCACGCCATCGGATTGCAGGATCGTGCCGTCGGGCAGGTCGACCAGGCGGGCGTGGACCAGCGCCGCCGAGGCGAGATGTGGATACGCCTCGTCCACTGTTGGTGCATTTCCATCCAACTCAACGGCTCGCGTCTGGACGGGAGCGGTGGTATTGTGATTGCCGTCGTCCTGGGTGGAATTGCCGGCCGGCTCCGATTTCGAGCAGCCCACCGTCAGGGCCAGCAGGAGGAGGACCGCCGTCGCGGCGGCCCGCCGGCTCGCCCGGCCTTGTCGTGTCGATCGATTCATGACGTATCGCATCAGTTATACTCCCTATCGCTGTCTCGTTTCCATGGTTGTTGCTTCGGGAGGGCCTTGTCCCGGTCGGTCCGAATGTGGATTTGTTTCGGTCATTTGGGTGAGCATTCGCCGATCTTGCAGGCGTTCTGGATTTGGGCAGGCGTGAGTTTCATCTTGTCGGCCAGCGCCTGGCTGATGGAGATGAGCCTGCCCGTTTCATAGGGATTCTGTGCGACCCACTTCTTGAGGTTGTCTGCGCTGGTGAAAAAGCCCTGGTGGAAGCAGCCGGCCGAAGCCCAGGTGCCGTCGGGCTTCTGACGCTGCCCGAACCATGCGACAGCCGTCGCCGGCTCCAGCGAAGCGACTTTCCCTTCGAACGTCTTGACGACAATGGGCTGTTTCGTCAGGCGGTCCTTCTCGCGGACCTCAATGTCTTTGCCGGTCCGCGCGGCCACACCCAGAGCACAATGAGAACAGCAGCCCCACGTGTGCATGCCCCCTTCGACGATCACTTCCGACGCGTCCTGCGGATAGCAGGCGCGATCGCAGAATCCACAGCGATGCGACATCTCCTTCTGTGCGAGCGATTCGAGGTTCAGGACGCTTCCTCCGGCGGCGGACCGCTCGGCGAGAGCGGCGTCCCGGCTGGCAAAGGCCTTGATCCACGGCCTGCCTGTGGTCTCGTCCTCACCGGAGAGGAACGCTGCCTCCAGAATCGGGACCGGCTGGCCTGTGGCCCAGTCGGTGACGTTCACTTTCTTCTCAAAGCCGGCCTTGTCCTCGGTCAGACACGAGTACAGGATGAAATAGCAGTGCGGACCGCACGTCCTGACCGGGCCCTTGTCCGTTTGGACAGTGACGAGCGTCCTGGCGTCGATATCCCCATCGC includes the following:
- a CDS encoding thioredoxin family protein → MRYVMNRSTRQGRASRRAAATAVLLLLALTVGCSKSEPAGNSTQDDGNHNTTAPVQTRAVELDGNAPTVDEAYPHLASAALVHARLVDLPDGTILQSDGVTIRDSDINAEIVRASEELRDQLSKNAFFLLEQKATRRLLEEEAKAAAILDSKQSLGQSEEELLQTYLRKLVAEVKVGDEEVAAFYKDNRDMVGQATLEQVTPQIRQYLLRDKQQQAVDEHIRTLGRRTSVLVSAGWVERQAQRAKDNSVDKARASGKPTFASFGADTCIPCQKMAPTREAVREKYDGKVNVVYVHVGKEQVLASRYGVQGIPLVLFFDADGREVLRHTGLMSQEQIEGKLAEMGVK
- the merB gene encoding organomercurial lyase, coding for MNKSMKIAIVAILAIVVVVVILAKEKGSSPQATTVQGDTGVVAQQVAANGPRDLTGKGRPTLIDLGAGKCIPCKMMAPILEGLKEEYKGRMEVVFIDVLENPNAGTEYGIKLIPTQIFFDATGKELFRHEGFFSKEDILATWKELGVDLSDSGSAMPAFEQLTPDRPDERPKESVCYMCDGDIDARTLVTVQTDKGPVRTCGPHCYFILYSCLTEDKAGFEKKVNVTDWATGQPVPILEAAFLSGEDETTGRPWIKAFASRDAALAERSAAGGSVLNLESLAQKEMSHRCGFCDRACYPQDASEVIVEGGMHTWGCCSHCALGVAARTGKDIEVREKDRLTKQPIVVKTFEGKVASLEPATAVAWFGQRQKPDGTWASAGCFHQGFFTSADNLKKWVAQNPYETGRLISISQALADKMKLTPAQIQNACKIGECSPK